From Quercus lobata isolate SW786 chromosome 1, ValleyOak3.0 Primary Assembly, whole genome shotgun sequence, one genomic window encodes:
- the LOC115980379 gene encoding uncharacterized protein LOC115980379 encodes MTKARNAIVATGLVVFAAAGLAFPFYMGSSRKPVIDSTKPLPPQATFRGPYINTGSRDIGPDHRTYPKN; translated from the exons ATGACAAAAGCACGCAATGCCATTGTTGCTACTGGTTTAGTAGTTTTTGCAGCTGCAGGCTTGGCATTTCCCTTTTACATGGG GTCCTCAAGAAAGCCTGTTATTGACTCAACAAAGCCACTGCCACCACAGGCAACCTTCCGAGGGCCTTACATAAATACTGGGTCACGTGACATTGGACCTGACCATCGAACTTACCCAAAGAATTGA
- the LOC115980391 gene encoding pheophorbide a oxygenase, chloroplastic, whose translation MALLLSTSASATIVAVSSPSPTNKALKTLPFVSTNTPRLNFSRKSQNSRATHLSLLRVATPTTPPLTTPVDQNPEEEDVQDYGVEDEDGEESSSSKFSWRDHWYPVSLIEDLDPKLPTPFQLLGRDIVLWFDNSSSQWVAFDDKCPHRLAPLSEGRIDEAGNLQCSYHGWSFDGCGSCVKIPQASSEGPEARALGSPRACATKFPTMQSQGLLFVWPDENGWERARATKPPMLPDDFDKPEFSSVTIQRDLFYGYDTLMENVSDPSHIDFAHHKVTGRRDRAKPLPFKLESRGPWGFAGANDGNPQISSKFIAPCYYINKIEIDTKLPIVGDQKWIIWICSFNVPMAPGKTRSIVCSARNFFQFTMPGRAWWQVVPRWHEHWTSNKVYDGDMIVLQGQEKVFLSKTLEGSADVNKQYTNITFTPTQADRFVLAFRNWLRRHGNSQPEWFGTSNQLPLPSTVLSKRQMLDRFEQHTLKCSSCKEAYTAFQALQKFLIGATVVCSATAGIPSEINLRIFLAGIALLSAGLAFALHELQKNFVFVDYVHADID comes from the exons ATGGCACTGCTACTCTCAACCTCTGCTTCAGCTACAATTGTTGCAGTATCATCACCTTCACCAACCAATAAAGCACTAAAGACCCTTCCTTTTGTATCCACCAATACCCCACGACTCAACTTTTCAAGAAAATCACAAAATAGTAGAGCCACACATCTTTCTCTTCTACGTGTAGCTACTCCAACTACCCCACCACTAACCACACCAGTGGATCAGAAtcctgaagaagaagatgtacaAGATTATGGAGTTGAGGATGAGGATGGTGAGGAAAGCTCATCTTCCAAGTTCTCTTGGAGGGATCACTGGTACCCAGTTTCTTTGATTGAAGATTTGGACCCTAAGCTCCCAACCCCATTTCAGCTTCTGGGTCGAGATATCGTGCTCTGGTTTGACAATTCTTCCAGTCAATGGGTCGCTTTTGATGACAAATGCCCCCACCGTCTCGCCCCCTTATCT GAAGGGCGGATTGATGAAGCTGGCAACTTGCAGTGTTCTTACCATGGTTGGTCATTTGATGGATGTGGATCTTGTGTTAAGATTCCTCAGGCTTCATCTGAAGGTCCTGAAGCTCGTGCTCTTGGGTCTCCGAGAGCATGCGCTACCAAGTTTCCCACAATGCAGTCTCAAGGTCTGCTCTTTGTTTGGCCGGATGAGAATGGCTGGGAAAGAGCTCGTGCTACCAAGCCTCCCAT GCTGCCTGATGACTTTGATAAACCTGAGTTTTCATCGGTGACAATTCAGCGTGATCTGTTCTATGGCTATGATACCCTCATGGAGAATGTCTCTGATCCTTCCCACATTGATTTTGCTCATCACAAG GTTACAGGAAGGAGAGATAGAGCCAAGCCTTTGCCTTTCAAGTTAGAGTCTCGTGGTCCTTGGGGTTTTGCTGGAGCAAATGATGGGAACCCACAGATCAGTTCCAAGTTTATTGCACCATGCTATTATATTAATAA AATAGAAATAGACACAAAGCTTCCAATTGTTGGTGATCAAAAATGGATAATATGGATTTGTTCCTTCAATGTGCCAATGGCACCTGGGAAGACTCGATCTATTGTTTGTAGTGCTCGAAACTTCTTCCAGTTCACAATGCCTGGGCGTGCCTGGTGGCAA GTGGTTCCTAGATGGCATGAGCATTGGACTTCAAATAAGGTATATGATGGGGACATGATTGTCCTTCAGGGTCAAGAGAAGGTCTTTCTTTCAAAGACATTGGAGGGTTCTGCTGATGTTAATAAGCAGTATACAAATATCACATTTACACCCACCCAAGCAGATCGCTTTGTCTTGGCATTTCGAAATTGGCTGCGGAGGCATGGCAACAGCCAACCTGAGTGGTTTGGCACGAGCAACCAACTACCTCTGCCCTCAACAGTTTTATCAAAACGTCAG ATGTTGGATAGATTTGAGCAGCACACTCTTAAATGTTCATCATGTAAAGAAGCATATACAGCATTCCAGGCATTGCAGAAGTTTTTGATTGGTGCAACAGTTGTTTGCAGTGCAACGGCTGGGATTCCTTCAGAAATTAATTTGCGGATTTTCTTGGCTGGGATTGCGCTTCTTAGTGCTGGCTTGGCTTTTGCTTTGCATGAACTAcagaaaaattttgtgttcGTTGATTATGTACATGCTGATATTGATTAG
- the LOC115949607 gene encoding uncharacterized protein LOC115949607 has product MQLFRDVIDECGFLDLGYVGDQFTWRKHFADGHSLWERLDRGLANHEWFMKFTGTKIHHLHSDSSDHSPLWISLDGLDIPPFAKPFRFEEMWLSDRGCSDIVEAVWLSRGEEENHDHVMHKIERCGRELRKWERDCFGNVKLILSQKRKDLKEAETIAMRIGNNMHVRVLQKEIAELIDKENRLWFQRAKVTWLNLGTETLNFFTAMRLRGRGKI; this is encoded by the coding sequence ATGCAACTTTTTCGGGATGTTATAGATGAATGCGGATTTCTTGATCTTGGCTATGTGGGAGACCAATTTACTTGGAGGAAACATTTTGCGGATGGACATTCACTGTGGGAAAGATTAGATCGGGGGTTAGCTAACCACGAGTGGTTCATGAAATTTACAGGCACAAAAATCCACCATCTGCACTCAGATTCTTCCGATCATTCCCCACTGTGGATCTCACTAGATGGTTTAGACATTCCACCTTTTGCTAAACCATTTAGGTTCGAAGAAATGTGGCTCTCTGACCGTGGGTGTTCAGATATTGTAGAGGCAGTTTGGCTGTCAAGGGGAGAGGAGGAAAACCATGACCATGTTATGCACAAAATAGAAAGATGTGGTAGAGAACTCCGCAAATGGGAGCGAGATTGCTTTGGGAATGTCAAATTGATACTGAGTCAGAAGAGAAAGGACCTAAAGGAGGCCGAAACAATAGCCATGAGAATTGGAAATAATATGCATGTCCGTGTGTTGCAAAAGGAGATAGCTGAGTTGATTGATAAAGAAAATAGACTGTGGTTCCAAAGAGCAAAGGTCACGTGGCTAAATTTGGGGACAGAAACTCTAAATTTTTTCACAGCCATGCGTCTCagaggaagaggaaaaattTGA